From a single Xiphophorus maculatus strain JP 163 A chromosome 5, X_maculatus-5.0-male, whole genome shotgun sequence genomic region:
- the LOC111608531 gene encoding beta-1,3-galactosyltransferase 5-like: MFSAQNGSRQRLEMFGDVKERNPLHKKPLCHGKKSSFRFWFQFLVLVCLLLLCLFYTVCNNTLSRGKGVSVQSTCSWLPVQTPRGNAPPYRVHPKHRLALNDMNENTEPHPAQQQPVQYHEAYPHNYRFVMENAEVCKVNSPFLVLMVPVAPSNVAARDAIRATWGKDQVVQGKKLLTLFVLGLDKTHDVEKLQQENQQHNDLIQSNFLDTYLNLTIKTMVIMDWLATRCPAAAYAMKVDSDMFLNIDNLVIMLKKPGIPQNNYLTGMLKGNVPVIRSKNSKWYVPEEMYPEPLYPTYPLGMGYVFSNDLPAKLVEVSKSVKPFNIEDAYIGMCIKKLGLSLTSPPDYSQFRDYNTRYDRCEFSKVITYILDSSEQLIHYWTDYKKPGPHCKESG, encoded by the exons ATGTTTTCCGCTCAGAATGGATCACGGCAACGTCTGGAAATGTTCGGTGACGTGAAAGAACGCAATCCTTTACATAA AAAACCTTTGTGTCATGGGAAGAAGTCGTCATTTCGTTTTTGGTTTCAGTTCCTGGTTCTTGTTTGcctgctgctcctctgtctCTTCTACACTGTGTGCAACAATACACTGTCACGTGGGAAAGGTGTTTCTGTCCAAAGTACCTGCAGCTGGCTTCCTGTCCAAACTCCTCGGGGTAACGCACCGCCTTATCGAGTCCACCCAAAACACAGACTTGCGCTAAATGACATGAATGAAAACACAGAGCCACACCCTGCGCAGCAACAACCCGTTCAATACCATGAAGCTTATCCGCACAACTACAGGTTTGTCATGGAGAACGCCGAGGTTTGCAAAGTCAACTCGCCTTTCCTGGTCCTGATGGTGCCGGTGGCGCCAAGCAACGTTGCGGCTCGGGACGCGATCCGGGCAACGTGGGGCAAAGACCAAGTGGTTCAGGGCAAGAAGTTACTCACTCTGTTCGTGTTGGGTCTCGATAAAACACACGACGTTGAGAAGCTCCAACAGGAGAACCAGCAGCACAACGACCTGATCCAGAGTAACTTCCTGGACACGTATCTCAACCTGACCATTAAAACCATGGTGATCATGGACTGGCTGGCCACGCGCTGCCCTGCAGCCGCCTACGCCATGAAGGTGGACTCCGACATGTTCCTGAACATTGATAACCTGGTGATTATGTTGAAGAAGCCAGGGATCCCCCAAAATAACTATTTGACAGGAATGCTTAAGGGGAATGTGCCCGTTATCCGGTCCAAGAACTCCAAGTGGTACGTTCCCGAGGAGATGTACCCCGAGCCCCTGTATCCCACATACCCCCTGGGCATGGGGTACGTCTTTTCCAACGACCTTCCCGCTAAATTAGTGGAGGTCTCAAAATCTGTCAAGCCTTTTAACATAGAAGATGCTTATATTGGGATGTGCATTAAAAAGCTTGGACTTTCACTTACATCTCCTCCAGATTACTCTCAGTTTAGGGACTATAACACAAGATACGATCGCTGTGAATTCTCTAAAGTCATTACGTACATTCTTGATTCTTCAGAACAACTGATCCATTATTGGACAGACTATAAGAAGCCTGGACCTCACTGTAAGGAATCTGGCTAA
- the LOC102224213 gene encoding beta-1,3-galactosyltransferase 1-like isoform X1 produces the protein MEETCFCCLSLSCLLLLRTIGEGRDSNKPVNGNSHISGFALFSLVNHERSDFFFFFYPSKGSFVDPSVPGKDMRQVSSGLGVEPATATSRTQAHLGHSSHGLARGHWLRAALTVLMDNRRRLKDIFICVLVGVTVVIIYLTSGYKPDHLYGPANKKSNATASSLPEPKWEDPGPYHVAYPRKYRFVMDNSPTCKTATPFLILMVPVAPANLEGRDTIRRTWGGKKMVLGRLVETVFIVGLPGGVDANQQQARLKQESERYRDLIQSNFQDSYRNLTIKTMVMLEWLAQHCAKASFMIKIDSDMLLHVDNLVALLLDPETPKENYMSGLVWWHSPVSRNPFNKFYMPSHVIAEPVYPPYPLGMAYVMSLDLPKKILSVSPHIKPIYIEDAYLGLCLNRLGVSPTNPPDQRMFQVIPRHPLSRCNLSKVIATTTTSMSQMQIYWQRIVQGVHC, from the exons ATGGaggaaacatgtttctgttgcCTGTCTCTGTCTTGTTTGTTGTTGCTCAGAACCATAGGGGAAGGTCGTGACAGTAACAAACCGGTAAATGGAAATTCTCACATATCTGGCTTTGCACTTTTTTCACTAGTGAATCACGAAcgatctgatttttttttttttttttacccctccaaggGTTCTTTTGTGGACCCTAGTGTCCCAGGAAAGGACATGCGGCAAGTATCatcgggtctgggagtcgaacccgcaacggccacatcgaggactcaag ctcATTTGGGACATTCTTCACATGGTTTGGCTCGTGGACATTGGCTGAGAGCTGCATTAACAG TTCTAATGGACAACAGGAGACGACTGAAGGACATCTTCATCTGCGTTTTGGTAGGAGTGACAGTGGTCATCATTTACCTTACTTCTGGATACAAGCCTGATCACTTGTATGGaccagcaaacaaaaagtccaATGCCACGGCCTCTTCGCTGCCTGAGCCAAAGTGGGAGGACCCAGGCCCGTACCATGTGGCCTACCCACGGAAGTACAGATTCGTCATGGATAACTCTCCAACGTGCAAGACCGCCACTCCGTTCCTGATCTTGATGGTTCCTGTTGCTCCTGCCAATTTGGAAGGTCGGGACACCATCCGAAGGACGTGGGGGGGTAAGAAAATGGTCCTCGGTCGGCTGGTTGAGACCGTCTTCATAGTGGGGCTACCTGGAGGGGTTGATGCCAACCAGCAGCAGGCGAGACTGAAACAGGAGAGCGAGCGGTATCGTGATCTCATCCAGAGTAACTTCCAGGACAGCTACCGCAACTTGACCATCAAGACCATGGTCATGCTGGAGTGGCTGGCTCAGCACTGCGCCAAGGCCAGCTTTATGATAAAAATCGACTCGGATATGTTACTGCATGTTGATAATTTGGTTGCATTGTTACTTGACCCGGAGACGCCTAAGGAAAACTACATGTCGGGTTTGGTTTGGTGGCACAGCCCAGTTTCAAGAAACCCTTTCAACAAGTTCTACATGCCAAGCCATGTGATCGCCGAGCCGGTGTACCCCCCCTACCCTCTGGGCATGGCTTACGTCATGTCTCTGGATCTACCCAAGAAGATCCTGAGCGTCTCGCCTCACATCAAACCCATCTACATTGAAGACGCATACCTGGGCTTGTGCCTGAATCGTTTGGGTGTCTCTCCTACCAACCCTCCTGATCAGAGGATGTTTCAGGTCATCCCCAGGCATCCTCTGAGCAGATGCAATCTCTCCAAAGTGATCGCCACGACTACGACGAGCATGTCACAAATGCAAATCTACTGGCAGAGGATCGTGCAGGGAGTTCACTGCTGA
- the LOC102228447 gene encoding beta-1,3-galactosyltransferase 2-like produces the protein MGDQNTGSDEELGQTRQFAKHPHQQKPPAFHSWFQGLLMLCLLVFVVFLAFSDSTLSWSETLSIQKQYQRFFNKSKQGHTPAYLIHPKHRAFLNKMKENTLQTPEGLQHNTEPHTTQQQRLQYHEAYPHNYRFVMENAEVCKVNSPFLVLMVPVAPSNVAARDAIRATWGKDQVVQGKKLLTLFVLGLDKTHDVEKLQQENQQHNDLIQSNFLDTYLNLTIKTMVIMDWLATRCPAAAYAMKVDSDMFLNVDNLVIMLKKPGIPQKNYLTGMLMWNRPVVRSKNSKWYVPEEMYPEPQYPTYTLGMGYVFSNDLPAKFVDVSKSIKPFNIEDAYIGMCIKKLGLSPTSPPDPSQFKAYNSKYDRCEFSKVITYIIGSAENLKNFWADYKKPGPHC, from the coding sequence acaGTTTGCCAAACATCCGCATCAGCAAAAGCCTCCTGCGTTTCACTCCTGGTTTCAGGGACTGCTCATGCTGTGTCTGCTAGTGTTCGTCGTGTTCTTGGCCTTTTCGGACAGCACCCTGTCGTGGTCCGAAACGTTATCTATTCAGAAACAGTACCAGCGTTTTTTCAACAAGAGCAAGCAAGGGCACACACCTGCTTATCTGATTCACCCAAAACACAGAgcttttctgaataaaatgaagGAGAACACGTTACAAACCCCTGAAGGCCTTCAGCACAACACGGAGCCACACACTACACAGCAACAACGCCTTCAGTACCATGAAGCTTATCCACACAACTACAGGTTTGTCATGGAGAACGCCGAGGTTTGCAAAGTCAACTCGCCTTTCCTGGTCCTGATGGTGCCGGTGGCGCCAAGCAACGTTGCGGCTCGGGACGCGATCCGGGCAACGTGGGGCAAAGACCAAGTGGTTCAGGGCAAGAAGTTACTCACTCTGTTCGTGTTGGGTCTCGATAAAACACACGACGTTGAGAAGCTCCAACAGGAGAACCAGCAGCACAACGACCTGATCCAGAGTAACTTCCTGGACACGTATCTCAACCTGACCATTAAAACCATGGTGATCATGGACTGGCTGGCCACGCGCTGCCCTGCAGCCGCCTACGCCATGAAGGTGGACTCCGACATGTTCCTGAACGTTGATAACCTGGTGATTATGTTGAAGAAGCCAGGGATCCCCCAAAAGAACTATCTGACAGGAATGCTCATGTGGAACAGACCCGTTGTCCGGTCCAAGAACTCCAAGTGGTACGTTCCCGAGGAGATGTACCCTGAGCCCCAATATCCCACATACACCCTGGGAATGGGATACGTCTTTTCCAACGACCTTCCCGCTAAATTTGTGGACGTCTCGAAATCCATCAAACCCTTTAACATAGAAGATGCTTATATTGGGATGTGCATTAAAAAGCTCGGACTTTCACCGACGTCTCCACCGGACCCATCGCAGTTTAAGGCGTATAATTCTAAGTACGATCGCTGTGAATTCTCTAAGGTTATTACGTACATTATTGGCTCTGcggaaaatttgaaaaacttttgGGCAGACTACAAGAAGCCTGGACCTCACTGCTAA
- the LOC102224213 gene encoding beta-1,3-galactosyltransferase 1-like isoform X2 has translation MEETCFCCLSLSCLLLLRTIGEGRDSNKPGSFVDPSVPGKDMRQVSSGLGVEPATATSRTQAHLGHSSHGLARGHWLRAALTVLMDNRRRLKDIFICVLVGVTVVIIYLTSGYKPDHLYGPANKKSNATASSLPEPKWEDPGPYHVAYPRKYRFVMDNSPTCKTATPFLILMVPVAPANLEGRDTIRRTWGGKKMVLGRLVETVFIVGLPGGVDANQQQARLKQESERYRDLIQSNFQDSYRNLTIKTMVMLEWLAQHCAKASFMIKIDSDMLLHVDNLVALLLDPETPKENYMSGLVWWHSPVSRNPFNKFYMPSHVIAEPVYPPYPLGMAYVMSLDLPKKILSVSPHIKPIYIEDAYLGLCLNRLGVSPTNPPDQRMFQVIPRHPLSRCNLSKVIATTTTSMSQMQIYWQRIVQGVHC, from the exons ATGGaggaaacatgtttctgttgcCTGTCTCTGTCTTGTTTGTTGTTGCTCAGAACCATAGGGGAAGGTCGTGACAGTAACAAACCG gGTTCTTTTGTGGACCCTAGTGTCCCAGGAAAGGACATGCGGCAAGTATCatcgggtctgggagtcgaacccgcaacggccacatcgaggactcaag ctcATTTGGGACATTCTTCACATGGTTTGGCTCGTGGACATTGGCTGAGAGCTGCATTAACAG TTCTAATGGACAACAGGAGACGACTGAAGGACATCTTCATCTGCGTTTTGGTAGGAGTGACAGTGGTCATCATTTACCTTACTTCTGGATACAAGCCTGATCACTTGTATGGaccagcaaacaaaaagtccaATGCCACGGCCTCTTCGCTGCCTGAGCCAAAGTGGGAGGACCCAGGCCCGTACCATGTGGCCTACCCACGGAAGTACAGATTCGTCATGGATAACTCTCCAACGTGCAAGACCGCCACTCCGTTCCTGATCTTGATGGTTCCTGTTGCTCCTGCCAATTTGGAAGGTCGGGACACCATCCGAAGGACGTGGGGGGGTAAGAAAATGGTCCTCGGTCGGCTGGTTGAGACCGTCTTCATAGTGGGGCTACCTGGAGGGGTTGATGCCAACCAGCAGCAGGCGAGACTGAAACAGGAGAGCGAGCGGTATCGTGATCTCATCCAGAGTAACTTCCAGGACAGCTACCGCAACTTGACCATCAAGACCATGGTCATGCTGGAGTGGCTGGCTCAGCACTGCGCCAAGGCCAGCTTTATGATAAAAATCGACTCGGATATGTTACTGCATGTTGATAATTTGGTTGCATTGTTACTTGACCCGGAGACGCCTAAGGAAAACTACATGTCGGGTTTGGTTTGGTGGCACAGCCCAGTTTCAAGAAACCCTTTCAACAAGTTCTACATGCCAAGCCATGTGATCGCCGAGCCGGTGTACCCCCCCTACCCTCTGGGCATGGCTTACGTCATGTCTCTGGATCTACCCAAGAAGATCCTGAGCGTCTCGCCTCACATCAAACCCATCTACATTGAAGACGCATACCTGGGCTTGTGCCTGAATCGTTTGGGTGTCTCTCCTACCAACCCTCCTGATCAGAGGATGTTTCAGGTCATCCCCAGGCATCCTCTGAGCAGATGCAATCTCTCCAAAGTGATCGCCACGACTACGACGAGCATGTCACAAATGCAAATCTACTGGCAGAGGATCGTGCAGGGAGTTCACTGCTGA
- the LOC102224213 gene encoding beta-1,3-galactosyltransferase 1-like isoform X3: MNQCALDDVFIPESDCRTACLGRGGKNNLLRAHLGHSSHGLARGHWLRAALTVLMDNRRRLKDIFICVLVGVTVVIIYLTSGYKPDHLYGPANKKSNATASSLPEPKWEDPGPYHVAYPRKYRFVMDNSPTCKTATPFLILMVPVAPANLEGRDTIRRTWGGKKMVLGRLVETVFIVGLPGGVDANQQQARLKQESERYRDLIQSNFQDSYRNLTIKTMVMLEWLAQHCAKASFMIKIDSDMLLHVDNLVALLLDPETPKENYMSGLVWWHSPVSRNPFNKFYMPSHVIAEPVYPPYPLGMAYVMSLDLPKKILSVSPHIKPIYIEDAYLGLCLNRLGVSPTNPPDQRMFQVIPRHPLSRCNLSKVIATTTTSMSQMQIYWQRIVQGVHC; the protein is encoded by the exons ATGAACCAGTGTGCTTTAGACGATGTGTTCATTCCAGAATCAGATTGTAGAACCGCTTGTCTGGGACgtggaggaaaaaataacttGCTGAGAG ctcATTTGGGACATTCTTCACATGGTTTGGCTCGTGGACATTGGCTGAGAGCTGCATTAACAG TTCTAATGGACAACAGGAGACGACTGAAGGACATCTTCATCTGCGTTTTGGTAGGAGTGACAGTGGTCATCATTTACCTTACTTCTGGATACAAGCCTGATCACTTGTATGGaccagcaaacaaaaagtccaATGCCACGGCCTCTTCGCTGCCTGAGCCAAAGTGGGAGGACCCAGGCCCGTACCATGTGGCCTACCCACGGAAGTACAGATTCGTCATGGATAACTCTCCAACGTGCAAGACCGCCACTCCGTTCCTGATCTTGATGGTTCCTGTTGCTCCTGCCAATTTGGAAGGTCGGGACACCATCCGAAGGACGTGGGGGGGTAAGAAAATGGTCCTCGGTCGGCTGGTTGAGACCGTCTTCATAGTGGGGCTACCTGGAGGGGTTGATGCCAACCAGCAGCAGGCGAGACTGAAACAGGAGAGCGAGCGGTATCGTGATCTCATCCAGAGTAACTTCCAGGACAGCTACCGCAACTTGACCATCAAGACCATGGTCATGCTGGAGTGGCTGGCTCAGCACTGCGCCAAGGCCAGCTTTATGATAAAAATCGACTCGGATATGTTACTGCATGTTGATAATTTGGTTGCATTGTTACTTGACCCGGAGACGCCTAAGGAAAACTACATGTCGGGTTTGGTTTGGTGGCACAGCCCAGTTTCAAGAAACCCTTTCAACAAGTTCTACATGCCAAGCCATGTGATCGCCGAGCCGGTGTACCCCCCCTACCCTCTGGGCATGGCTTACGTCATGTCTCTGGATCTACCCAAGAAGATCCTGAGCGTCTCGCCTCACATCAAACCCATCTACATTGAAGACGCATACCTGGGCTTGTGCCTGAATCGTTTGGGTGTCTCTCCTACCAACCCTCCTGATCAGAGGATGTTTCAGGTCATCCCCAGGCATCCTCTGAGCAGATGCAATCTCTCCAAAGTGATCGCCACGACTACGACGAGCATGTCACAAATGCAAATCTACTGGCAGAGGATCGTGCAGGGAGTTCACTGCTGA
- the LOC102224213 gene encoding beta-1,3-galactosyltransferase 1-like isoform X4 — MRQVSSGLGVEPATATSRTQAHLGHSSHGLARGHWLRAALTVLMDNRRRLKDIFICVLVGVTVVIIYLTSGYKPDHLYGPANKKSNATASSLPEPKWEDPGPYHVAYPRKYRFVMDNSPTCKTATPFLILMVPVAPANLEGRDTIRRTWGGKKMVLGRLVETVFIVGLPGGVDANQQQARLKQESERYRDLIQSNFQDSYRNLTIKTMVMLEWLAQHCAKASFMIKIDSDMLLHVDNLVALLLDPETPKENYMSGLVWWHSPVSRNPFNKFYMPSHVIAEPVYPPYPLGMAYVMSLDLPKKILSVSPHIKPIYIEDAYLGLCLNRLGVSPTNPPDQRMFQVIPRHPLSRCNLSKVIATTTTSMSQMQIYWQRIVQGVHC, encoded by the exons ATGCGGCAAGTATCatcgggtctgggagtcgaacccgcaacggccacatcgaggactcaag ctcATTTGGGACATTCTTCACATGGTTTGGCTCGTGGACATTGGCTGAGAGCTGCATTAACAG TTCTAATGGACAACAGGAGACGACTGAAGGACATCTTCATCTGCGTTTTGGTAGGAGTGACAGTGGTCATCATTTACCTTACTTCTGGATACAAGCCTGATCACTTGTATGGaccagcaaacaaaaagtccaATGCCACGGCCTCTTCGCTGCCTGAGCCAAAGTGGGAGGACCCAGGCCCGTACCATGTGGCCTACCCACGGAAGTACAGATTCGTCATGGATAACTCTCCAACGTGCAAGACCGCCACTCCGTTCCTGATCTTGATGGTTCCTGTTGCTCCTGCCAATTTGGAAGGTCGGGACACCATCCGAAGGACGTGGGGGGGTAAGAAAATGGTCCTCGGTCGGCTGGTTGAGACCGTCTTCATAGTGGGGCTACCTGGAGGGGTTGATGCCAACCAGCAGCAGGCGAGACTGAAACAGGAGAGCGAGCGGTATCGTGATCTCATCCAGAGTAACTTCCAGGACAGCTACCGCAACTTGACCATCAAGACCATGGTCATGCTGGAGTGGCTGGCTCAGCACTGCGCCAAGGCCAGCTTTATGATAAAAATCGACTCGGATATGTTACTGCATGTTGATAATTTGGTTGCATTGTTACTTGACCCGGAGACGCCTAAGGAAAACTACATGTCGGGTTTGGTTTGGTGGCACAGCCCAGTTTCAAGAAACCCTTTCAACAAGTTCTACATGCCAAGCCATGTGATCGCCGAGCCGGTGTACCCCCCCTACCCTCTGGGCATGGCTTACGTCATGTCTCTGGATCTACCCAAGAAGATCCTGAGCGTCTCGCCTCACATCAAACCCATCTACATTGAAGACGCATACCTGGGCTTGTGCCTGAATCGTTTGGGTGTCTCTCCTACCAACCCTCCTGATCAGAGGATGTTTCAGGTCATCCCCAGGCATCCTCTGAGCAGATGCAATCTCTCCAAAGTGATCGCCACGACTACGACGAGCATGTCACAAATGCAAATCTACTGGCAGAGGATCGTGCAGGGAGTTCACTGCTGA